Part of the Girardinichthys multiradiatus isolate DD_20200921_A chromosome 14, DD_fGirMul_XY1, whole genome shotgun sequence genome is shown below.
TAGCAGCAAATCTGCAACAGAATCGAGATGTTTCAACATTTGAGTACAAAGCCAGAGCTCCGGACACAGTGTCATTCTTCATTTACTGTTTATCTAAAGGAGAGCCAGAGCCGAAgcgtgtgtgtggggtcaggggAGGCCATGGCCACCACCGGCTCAGACCTTGACACACATTTTTAGAAAAGCCCTTTAGAGAAAAGCTCATGTTCCTgaagtaaataaatcacatgaaTACAAGTATATCAGTGTAATCTGAAAACTCTGTTCATTTGGGCACAAAATCAAATAATCCGATCATGACGTGCGTCTACGTGCAACACGCTTATTTCAGAATAGGAGCACTTGGACATGCGCAGTGTTGTCAGATTTCCCTAAAACTACCACAGCAGAAGAAGTTGTACTTCTGTCTTTgatgtaaagaaaaacagcacaaacggaAGTTTGTTGGTTCAGAACGCTCAGAATGGACCCACGCCAGGTCCTGAGAGACGTTGAGTCAGTATTGCTTTCCATAATGAAGCTACAAGCTCAGCAACACATGATGCTGCTGTTCCTGCCTTACAGGAAGAGAGCAGGAGGAAATTAACATTCCTCCAGGTTTTGCCAGTAAAGGCAGAAATGCGTCATGTTGACCTAGGACACGTGTGCAGTCACAACGAGACGGTCGGAACCAGTTTTACATGGATTGTGGATCGGCATATTCCACCCCTCATTCGGAATCCAATTTCTTTCCCATTGAACCAAATCCGATCAGAATATTCCAATAGGAGCATTTACATGACACAGTTTTATTCTGATAGGCTCTTTATTCATGCCCTTAACAAGCCTTATTTCATTTGATTGACATGATATCACACGCAGTTTATTATACGGCAGATTAAGTCATTTTGTTCATGAACTCTTGCTCCTGCTTTGGTCATATCATTGTTAATGTAACTGTGAACGTCTTATGACTTCATCCTGTAACGTTGGTTTTGTAGGCCCTGGAAATCTCATCTGCTGCAGGTATTTTTTGTAAACACCTTAAAAAACCTGTAGCTTGCAGGTACAGTATTTTTGCTTTCCAAATTAGCCTAAGAGACGTTCCTGCTGGGCTATTTTCTCAATTCACAAACTATAAAACATCTGTTTAGAAGCAGTTTTTGGAAAAAGTAACTACTTTCACATCtcataacaaaatgtatttatatttctacattttgttagGGGTCGAAAGCCAGGATCTGGTCGAAAGAACGGGGGAGCTGGCTCCAAAGGCAAGGATAAGAAGTTGTCAGGAACAGAGTCGGAGCAAGAGGTGAGGAATGATTTGGACAGTGAGCCCTTAAGATGTATTCCTGGAGgctttgtatttgtgtgtttgggtcaaaagacaaaaaaaaaagctcacttGTGTGTTTGTCGGCGAAAACAGGAAGACACAGAAGACAGCGAGACAGACGGAGACGAGGATGACGGCTCTCAGTCAAGCACAAACCAACAGGCGGCATCCATGTTCCACAGGTGAGGAGACAAAGAGCCCAGTGCAGCTGGAAATGGTCCCTTAGGTCCCTGACCTGTATAatagagaaagaaaacagaatatctaaaacttttttattaaagtcatttgaaaaaaatgtttttgaacctTGGCTTTTCTGCCTGTAATCAGTCATGTTATTGTGGGTCCATAAtctaatgctttatttattattattcctgagtttttcttcctttaatgatgattgtatttgtttattaagGACAAAGAATGTCAGGTTTCTACGGCTACTAAAAGCCCTCTATTAGTACTACAAGTTTGTACGTAGGGTTGGAATATTTTCAGGAGTTTGTAAAGTGACTTTATTATCCCAAACCAGTAGATGGTGCTGTTTTTCCCCTGGCATCAACAGAACaaccatttctgtttgtttctgagaatCCTCTTTACAGCAGGAAGAGACAAAAAAGGGACAGTTTTTCTCTAATTATGCtctacagcaccttgcaaaagtaattttTAGTTGTTGTAGCCAtaagttttaaaacttttcGTTAGGTTGTTTTGTGACGGGCCAATACAAGAACCCCTGAAAACTGTGGGGTGCCTTTTGTATATAACTTTTTCAGTAATCCCCCctaataaaattcagtgcaataTAAATGAAACAGTTTGGAAAGGCCTCGGGGGgttgagaacattagtaaacaaatgggcttcatgaaaaccaaggaacacagcagacaggtcagggataaaggtATGGAGTAACTTGAAGCAGAGTTAGGATATAAAACAGCATATCAGCTTGGAACAATGTGTTAGATCAAAGCAAAGTAATGTTTTACattggcctagttaaagtccagattGAAATTGACTGGTTGATAATCTCTGATTATTGAAGACCAGAATCTAACACCCGGGTCGCCTCTGTGCTTgtgatccccccccccccagctcAAACCCCCCTTCCCAGTCTGTGCACATGAGCAACATGGTGTCAGCAGCCAGCCTGCCCCCAGCTCAGGCCCCGGGCACCATGGCCTTCGCTCCTCATCCTTCCATGGTGAGCATCGCGCCGCCTCCCCCAGCGCCCGCGCCACACAAAGACGAAGACGACGACGACGAAGACTATGACTCTTAGCTGCCCCGACATCCTCTCTTTAtttctcaaacacacacacatacatacaaacacaatcacacacacatgaaTCTTTCAGCATTATTTTCAGATTCTTAAGTTGCCCCTTTGGTGGCTGCTCCACCAGTGAAGAGAAAGACTCTTCATCACAGCCCGTTGATAGAAAAGCTGTAAGAGATAAAACTTGTTGTAAATTaggtgttttaatttttttaaacagcttttattttaatgtagagATGGGGGATGTTTTTTAGCAAggtctttgttgttttattattttttttcgtGACTTGTAAAGATGGCGTGCTATGAGCCTCAGCAGGCAGGATAGGTGTGGTTTCACCTCACAGCTTTtggttaggttttttttttatttgttttggagatattctaaaaacaaacatagTTCCTCCAACCTTCAGCTTGGCTGGATAGATCCAACAAGTGGTAGTTAAACCTTATTCCAGCCCAGACTAAGATTGTTGACTAGTTGAGATGAGTTCAGGGCAGCAGTTTATAGGGGATTTTTGTGGAAAGCGGTAGAACGTGTTGAAAGGAAAAGTCACCACTGAAGTGTTAGGTCTCCATGTCATCCTTCAGTCGATTGATGCTGCAGTTAAGATGTTAGTTGCATCTTTTTAATCGGTCCTGATATCAGTCGTCAAAGACAGCAGgtggtatttatttatttgtttgtttttttttgaccATGTGTTTGCAACCCGTGGTTTGTTTTCGTTTGTTTCAAATTTAACCGCTACTTTTAATTCAGGTTTTTATCAAGGAAACTGTAAAGCTCCACAACCGCAGCCCTGATGTCAGCCACATCAGCAGGTTGATGATGCACATTTTAGTTTTGATTTTGATGCTGCCACTTGTTAGCTTATATATTTCACACGACCATAAATTTCGCCCGATTTGCCTGTTCATACAGTTTCTTTTGgtccatgtttttgtttttaaagtttgttttctttgtcctCTCTCTTTTTGATTCCTGGCCACACCCTCATTCGTTGCTCCtttctttaacatttgttttcttttcagattctttttaaatgaacGCAGAGACGGGACTCCCATTTCCGTACCGAGCTTGTTATGAAATGGTTGCAAACAGTTTACCCTGTATTGTAAACttttaatgttctttttattttgtatggGTGAAATAAAGTTCACTTTCAATTAAAAAAGACATATcttgtttgtttcttctttcaCAGATGATGCCAAACTTTTTGTTGGTGTGTTTGAAATTGTCGTCATGGTTACCTCCAATGAAAATCGCATGGAAGACGAGTGCTGCTTAGAATATTGCAGTTGGCAGAACAGTTTCTGGC
Proteins encoded:
- the drap1 gene encoding dr1-associated corepressor, yielding MPSKKKKYNARFPPARIKKIMQTDEEIGKVAAAVPVIISRALELFLESLLTKACQVTQSRNAKTMTTSHLKQCIELEQQFDFLKDLVATVPDIQGEGEENHTEAGGEKVPRRGRKPGSGRKNGGAGSKGKDKKLSGTESEQEEDTEDSETDGDEDDGSQSSTNQQAASMFHSSNPPSQSVHMSNMVSAASLPPAQAPGTMAFAPHPSMVSIAPPPPAPAPHKDEDDDDEDYDS